CCAGCACCAATACCGTGAACTAAATCCCCTTAAATCCCTCTTCCTCGCATCAACACATCTCCTCTCACTCTAATTTGAGTCGGGCTATACCAGAATTCTCATGGTAtgaaaaaaacttaaaaaactctatttttttagggttttctttcccATCACTATGCTAATGAAGTATAACGTTTCAGTATCGAGGATCaagcaagcatctcattggtacaaatTCAGCTTAAAATGAATGGATGAAgaagctaaaattacaaaaagatgtcattttgtatttaatatTCATTTCCATTTGTTGGCATTTTTGATAATTGTCTAATTGATGATGGATAGGGTTGGGGAAGTACAGTGATATTGGGTGTGGAGATGCACGGGGCACCTATTAGTGTCAACTCCTTCATGATCCTCAGAGGGAAGAGCATTGCTGGTTCCTTGTTTGGGGGAATCAAAGCCAAATCTGATATTCCTCGTCTCGCCAAAATGTATCTTGAcaaggtactctctctctctctttctctctcataatgaatgtagaaaaaaagaaaagctaaGTTGGTGGGTGATATATGGGATTTGCAGGAGCTTCAGTTAGACGAATTCATAACTGACGAGGTGGGCTTCCAGGACATAAACAAAGCTTTTGATTTACTCCTCCAAGGGAAAAGCTTGCGTTGCATTATATGGATGGACAGATAGATACATACCTCGATGCATGAGCTGCTCAATCTcccttgctgtttttttttcttcttttccactttcttttttatttgatcttATTCAAAAAATAATGTTTATTACTGCTTGGGTATTAATTGTTATTATTCCCAAAAATAAATGCCTGGTTTAGTTTCATTTTGTTCAAATTGGAAcccaaaaatttcaaattttgcttTGTAGTCACTTAATAAATGTCATGTGGAGATGTggaagagtgatttggaaaaTCCAACCTTTAAATAGATAGGATATGGTCTTGGTAGGCCACAAGTCAAATCTCAtatcaaaattcaattgtatTTCCAGCTATCTATTTGTTTTCTCAAAAACTTTTCTTTGAAGATTTATATTGCCACGTGGTCAACTCTTATTGGGTGCACACTTGATAGATAGGATAGGAAAAGCCATAAAAATAGACAGCTCAGATCTGTCTTGTGACTTTCGGAAACGTAGAACCCTTGTGACACCAATAACTAgcttattttaattaattttatcaTGTTAAATAAATGTCAAACAAACTTTTAACACTTCTTATAATGATATTGACATCATATTTTATCTCCTACAAACAAACACTAAAAAAATTTCTGTCTAAAATTTTCCAATAGAATTGTTTTTACCTAGCcataaattagaaaaaaaaatgtcattttatatcaatatcaatataatGACTATGTTTTCAAAATACCATAATTTacatcacataaaaaaaacatcatAATTTACAAACTGTAAGTTTCTGTCCAAACCAACTACCAAGCAGACTATATACATATACAAAAGTACTATATATGTTTCTGTCATAATCAACATCAAATATCTGAGTGGAGGCTTATACTCTTAGCTAATTGATGACACCTTCCTATGGAAGATTGTTCTTCAGAAGATGACCAAATCTTCTTAGTAATGcgttcttctttttatttttgtttctatcATCATCCATATTGTTTACTTGGTTCCCATCTAGATGATCAAAATCTTCAGAGTTTAATGTCACTGCATCATCGGTGAATACTGAAGAAGTCTTGAGCGTCTTGTCCTTTTTAGGTTCCTTATCTGCTTCCTTGTATCCATTTGAAACTCTTAGATCCTTAGTATCAACACTGACAACTTCAGCTAGTGTCTTACCATCTTCATCACTCTCTTTACAGGTTGGAATTTGTCCCTTGAATGCTTCTTCTGGTTGTTGTGTAGctgttcttcttgttgttgctgttgaaAGTAATCTCCTCATGTTCTTGATATTCTCAAGAGCTGTGGCTTCATTGATTCTCAGTCGTTCATTTTCTCGGGTTAGATCCTGCAAAGTAATATCTTTCTCTGCTAGGCTATCCTTGAGTTTGTAATTCTCATTCCTGGCAATCTCTGCAGCTTCCTTCGCAACATTAGCCTCATTCAGTGCTTGTTTGAGTATATCTCGCAATTTGTTGGTTTCTTCCTTTGACACCTTAGTAATGTGCTCTGCCTCCCTCATTGATTCTAACAATTTGCTGTTCTCTTGTTTTATGTCATGAAACTCCTCCTCAGTTCCTTTTATACAATTAATAAACCCAACTTCTTTTCTATTCCAGACCAAGTTTGATTCCTCAGCCTCTATTCTCAGTCTCTCAGCTTCATCTTTGATCTGTTTGATTTCATTTCTTGCTTTACTTAAGAGCTCTACATACATCTCCTCTGTACTTTTCATGACCTGCTTGAGGCATTCTACCTCTCTCATTGCATTCTCTCTTTCAGATTGGCTTGAGATGAGTTTTCCCTTTGCCTCATTGGCCTCCATTGAGACTTCTCTCAGTACTAATGCCAGGTCATCCATGGCCTTCCTATTCTTCTCTTCCGCATCTGTAGCTAACTTCAGTTCAGTTCTAAGAAGGTTCAACTCATGTGCTAAAGCTTTGGCCTTTGATTGAGCTAGTGCTTCCCCTTCTTGGGAGTGGTTCAAGCATTTTTTTACAAATTGAAGCTCAGACTTAAGAGCAGCAACAGTTTCTTCCATGGAATGTGAATAGCAGCTATGAGATGTGGCATTTTCTGTACTATTCTGCTCATCTGACCTTTCTAAGTATTCGACCTTCTCATTGAGACAGGTTAACTCAAACCTACACTCCTCAAGCAAAATCTTGGTTTGTTCAAGCTGTTTTGTTTGTAAGGTCAGTAAGCTTAACATTTTAGATTCTGATTCCTTTGCTTTCTCCATTTCATACTCTATCATATGAAGCTTCCTCTTAGCTTCAGATAAGTCATCCATTGCTTGAGATTTTGACTCTTTTGTATAGTTCAGATCGTGTTTCAGTTTCTTTAATGATGCTTCTTTCTCCTCCAATACTACCGCAAGGTATTTTGCCTTTTCGAGTTCAATCCTCAGGGCTTCTACTTCTGTATGTTTGATTTCCAACTGTTCCCTTGAATTAGCTAAAGATTCTTTCACGGATTCAACCTCTGCAGAGAGTTCTTGGACCCTTCTAGCATTGGTGTCAGCCACATTCCTCATATCCTCAGCCATCTTGACTGCATCCAATGCTACTGTGAGCTCTTGATGGACCTGGTCGAGCTCTTGGAGAGCAGAAGAGAAAGCATCCACATCCATTGCCTTTTGCTTCTTAACCGCCTCGAGATCAAGGTGCCATGCCTGATCCCTTTTCTTGGCCACCTCAATGCTTGACCACTCCAATTCATCATCCAGAGACTTCTCAATCTCTGAACACTGCTGTGGTCCTGTCTGAGCCAACAAGGCCTCACTCAGCCTCAATTTTGCTTCCTTAGCGACCTTCTTCATCTCTCTGAGTTCATCGAGTAGGCATTCTTTCTCCGCCTCCACTGCTGTCAACTGCTCCTTTGCCTCCTTGAGTTCTTCCTCAGGCAGACCAAATTGCGATTGCATTTTCTGATCCTCTGATAATAAGTTTCTATTTAGAAAAACACCATCATATTCAAATTTTTAATGAAATGCAAATCAGAAACAGAACCAGTAATCATATAAAAGTTAGAACAGAGGGTGTTATACCTCGGCAAACTAAAGGAACTTGGGGATTATGCAGGGGGAGCCTTAGAATTGATAAATGAATGTGTACTCAGCGTAATTTCAGAAGACCCAATCTCTGAAATTCAACTAAAAGATGTACTTAGTGTAATTTCAGAAGACCCATCTCTGGAATTCATCTAAACTGATCAGAATTCcaataacaaaaatcaatggaTGCAGAAGCTGTGACAGGTTACAAACAACTTACCCTACTCAAATATCAAAAAACGCCTAAAACATTAAGCGAAGCTACACAAAACCAAAAATGGGAATCAAATTTATCTAAATACAGAGAGAAACAAACCAGCATGGGAGTATGGAAGACTATATCGAATTGAAGCttatcttcttcagttcttctgtactcttttttttttttttttttttttctgatcaggaaagaaaagataaaaggcCAGAAATTTAGGAACAGAGAAAGGGTGGTGGACTGGTGGATTCGTTGTTAGCTACAAGACCAAAACAGTGTCTCTGCTCCGAATGTGAGAGAGAAAGGTTCGCGTGTTTGGTTGTAGTTGTTTGGCGGAAACGTGACGAATCCataaaaactaacaaaaattagtTGTTTTGGTTATTACTTGTTTGACAGAATTATTCAACGTTTGACCTCGTGCTTTTGTTGTTTTTCCAAGATTCCAGTTAGCCTTCTTCCTCAGGCAGACCAAATTGCGATTGCAGTTTCTGATCTTCTGATAAtaagtttctatttcaaattATAGAAAAACACCATCATATTCAAATTTTTAATGAAATGCAAATCAGAAACAGAACCAGTAATCATTTAAAAGTTAGAACAGAGGGATACCTCGGCAAAATAAAGGAACTTGGGGATTATGCAGGGGTAGCCTTAGAATTGAGAAATGAATGTGTACTCAGCGTAATTTCAGAAGACCCAATCTCTGAAATTCAACTAGAAGATGTACTCAGTGTAATTTCAGAAGACCCATCTCTGGAATTCTACTAAACTGATCAGAATTCcaataacaaaaatcaatgaagATACAGAAGCTGTGACAGGTTACAAACAATAACTTACCCTACTCAAATATCAAAAAACGCCTAAAACATTAAGCGAAGCtacacaaaaacaaaattgaGAATCAAATTTATCTAAATACAGAGAGAAACAAACCAGCATGTGAGTATGGAAGACTATATCGAATGGAAGCttatcttcttcagttctgctatactctttttttttttttctgatcaggaagagaaaagataaaaggCCAGAAATTTAGGAACAGAGAAAGGGTGGTGGACTGGTGGATTCGTTGTTAGCTACAAGACCAAAACAGTGTCTCTGCTCcgaatgtgagagagagaggttgcGTGTTTGGTTGTAGTTGTTTGGCGGAAACGTGACGAATCCataaaaactaacaaaaattagtTGTTTTGGTTATTACTTGTTTGACAGACTTGTTCAACGTTTGTTATGGTGTTTGAACGGACGACCTTCAAACTCCAAAAGTCCAAACCCAAGTATTTGATTAGCAATATGACAATATCCACCCAATCCAATATCAAAGTGGAGTATGATTCCATGGTAGTGAGGTTTGACCTCTtgcttttgttgtttttgaaaGATTCCACTTAGCCTTCTTTG
The sequence above is a segment of the Telopea speciosissima isolate NSW1024214 ecotype Mountain lineage chromosome 7, Tspe_v1, whole genome shotgun sequence genome. Coding sequences within it:
- the LOC122668169 gene encoding putative WEB family protein At1g65010, chloroplastic, which gives rise to MQSQFGLPEEELKEAKEQLTAVEAEKECLLDELREMKKVAKEAKLRLSEALLAQTGPQQCSEIEKSLDDELEWSSIEVAKKRDQAWHLDLEAVKKQKAMDVDAFSSALQELDQVHQELTVALDAVKMAEDMRNVADTNARRVQELSAEVESVKESLANSREQLEIKHTEVEALRIELEKAKYLAVVLEEKEASLKKLKHDLNYTKESKSQAMDDLSEAKRKLHMIEYEMEKAKESESKMLSLLTLQTKQLEQTKILLEECRFELTCLNEKVEYLERSDEQNSTENATSHSCYSHSMEETVAALKSELQFVKKCLNHSQEGEALAQSKAKALAHELNLLRTELKLATDAEEKNRKAMDDLALVLREVSMEANEAKGKLISSQSERENAMREVECLKQVMKSTEEMYVELLSKARNEIKQIKDEAERLRIEAEESNLVWNRKEVGFINCIKGTEEEFHDIKQENSKLLESMREAEHITKVSKEETNKLRDILKQALNEANVAKEAAEIARNENYKLKDSLAEKDITLQDLTRENERLRINEATALENIKNMRRLLSTATTRRTATQQPEEAFKGQIPTCKESDEDGKTLAEVVSVDTKDLRVSNGYKEADKEPKKDKTLKTSSVFTDDAVTLNSEDFDHLDGNQVNNMDDDRNKNKKKNALLRRFGHLLKNNLP